tctcgcaagtacattaggtgacctgatccgagggttatggtgtcctccccctctcttcgaacttcacataaccctaatatgtgccacctaatcttcccaagttccacctcgagttgcgccagatgcgagtcaagccgtagcgtgcggccgttgtatgtcgcaagagtcagtttagtttggtggcctcccgtaacccggagattcttcgcaccccctgtcccgccgtaaccgcggtcgccaccgtgaccgggaatagcgggactgccgggaactaagGGCCGTGGCTTTATGGTTCTGCACAtgaggaatttagcctactgctatcacgctggccagacgggttgatagaggggttttttccgagttttccttctctcgcactggtgttcggtgcatttttttctccattagtcgacttctacgacacccactggaagaaggggtagcgacatatgtattcttaagccgtcgctacacggctaatctaacattatttacctatttattgtaggaaaaataaattgtagctaCTGGTATGGCGAATTGACACCGAACATTTTCATACAAGTAATTTCAATTCCCTATGtcagggatggcgaaccaatggcacgcgtgcccgtggtggcacgcagctaaataatttgggcacgccattattttgcaagttttcaattgaaattatGTACCATAACCACGTACTCGTGCATTCAATCAGATCACATGACAACTATTTCCCATATCCCGAAGAGAGTctattttattaagatatctgagcgctaatgttaaaattctttatgaaaattttcGAATCAAAGATAAGTCTCTTCTTCATAATCTTTTACCGTTTCATGTTAACTATTTGTCATAAAGGCACACCTCTATAATTGTAGTTATGTTTTTTACTTGATTTGGCACGCAAGTCAATaaaggttcgccatccctgcCCTATGTTATTAGGTACTTCTTATATTATACCTCTATTATCCAAATAACGcgctattgtttattttattatgaaacttaATATTCATGCGTTTcgctcaaattattttaatcttattgttttctcttttttatttcttaagttattttttgtttattttatcctgGCTTAACCAATGATAGAACAATCACTATTCACCGGTTTAACAATTGCTAAATTCTTACGATATGCATGTTCTTAATATACTACAAATTGGATTTGACATCACCTACCATTGTAATTTAAACCttatattaataaacttaaGATCATTGGGGacgtgggattgttcgaaagagttaccgcagtcCTGGTACTTAAAgggcttaaaaataaacatggtTGGTTTTAGTCAGTTAAGAGTCTGagactccctcacgctgcacccacatcGGGAGGGTGATTTGATGACTTGCCACCAAAAAATTTACCTAAATTTTATACTTCACAAATTGGAagccaacaaggtggacagacgaccttataaaggtcgccggaagacgctggatgcaggtcgcctccaaccggtatctgtggagatctaagggggaggcctatgttcagcagtggacgtcctatagctgatattatgatgatgaaattggAAGCGACATCGAAACAGAATCGCTGCTTCCAACAATATTAAAACGTTATGGTGCAGAATAGGACTGTAGTTAATTTAATGGTATGCAACCATAAGTTTATATTAGAAGGCCGATATGCGCTCAGTCCAGTCCTGCTGTGCAGTTCTGTGTTTGTCCTGGTATCAACATGAAGACTTATATCTTGGTGAGTTTAATGTTTGACTATTATCTACGCAGTTAGACGCAGTAACTAACAAGAAAGCAGCAGATTTTCTACAGCAATATTTCCAGCATAGGACTGGATCGCATTCTAGGTAAACTCCCTTTATACGCTTAAAAAAACTGCAATATCTTGTCCCTAAGACTAAAACATTTTTGCGAATCAGTATCTAAGTTATCTATTGAGTTGGACCAGAGCTAAGTTgtacataagttttttttttaatttttatgtttttttatttttagtattgtcTGTGTTTTCATTTATTGTCATCGACACTTCTTTTACCTTTTCACTACAGCTCGACCAAATTTTTTCCATAACTTTCAGTCCCTATCTACCAACGACGACACCATTTTACCACCTTTAATTTATAACTCCTTCGTTTGCAGTGTCTCCTAATAGTTCAAGCCGTCCAAGCATTTGTTGCACTCGATCAAAAACAACTTCAGGATCTAAAAGATAGCGCATTTGCGAGACTAAAAGGATTCAAAGATTCTGCATATACTATGTTCACATCAGCTTCAAAAGCTGCCTCGGAGAAATTACTTCAATTGAGGGAAAAGTATAAAAAGATGCTTCCGAATATTCATGCTAGGGGGTATGTAGCAAGACAAGAAACGAGTGGCGAACCAATTGTCAAAGAATTTTCGTACAGCACTAGGAGACAAGAATGTACTTAGCTGTTTGATAGATATAGACCAAACGAGATTGTATGGGATGCCAGAGAGAAGCTATAGGAAGCAAGAATTGGATTTAAAATTGGTTTTCGAAATATAGTTTGctaataaatgattatttcttgctgattttttatttaaccataaCCATTCTAGAAGTTAAGTTGTTGTTGAAGGAATTAGTTTCAGAAATTGGaagaaatgaaacaaaaaaatcctaaacatttatttatttaaattactaaaaTCACTTAACAAATCCTCAAAAATATCATTCTTATCCTCCCCACTGGTTTTGGGCATAAATTCATCCAGCAGTCCATTCTGAAAATCTCCAAAGTCATCTTGTACATTCGTGTCGGCCAAACCCAATTCCGTCAATAAAGTCAAATTGTCCATATTGTCAGATTTGTCAACTTTGTCATAGTTTAGGGTCACATTGTCAAAGTCAGGCAGTAATTGTTCTGACGATTCGGTGTCATCATTGTCTTTGGTCTGACGGCGATTGACAAGTTTGGGCTCCTTGTCAATGTCAGCAATGTCATGATATTCGTGGATTTCTTTGCCGAATTCTAATTCTTCGTCTTCTTCTTGACCGTCCTGTGGAGATAATAAAGAACCTGATAAAATGCTTTGAAACGTTTTACTTTCGGTATTTTGTTGCCTGTATGGCTTCGAATATTGATAACAAGTAGACAACAAAAAAGAATGGGCTTTTATAGCCACTTAGTACGGAAGTGCACGTAGAACAgaaaaaataaaggtttttttattttaaaatagtttccGAGAAAATACCCTTTGCCGGGTTAAAAAAACATTGCGGCGAGCCTAGTAGCTTGGTCATGATAATTTATGATCCTAGAAAAGGGCGAAAGATTTTactttttcaatgttttacCAAGTTAACGAAATGATCAAAATAATATAGTCTTCTGATTCAGTTAAACAAAATAGAATGTTTTACCTGAATAATCTGTGCAGTAGATTTGTACTGGAACGCGTTCTGAGAGAGATCCACTTCGACCGGGAACAGAGTCGCGTTGTCTTTCAGATGCTCTACTGATTCACTGCAAATATACAGTATAGTTTAGTATAGTTTGTTATGTTGGAATGAAAGAAAACTACatattaatatgtattgtaGAGGTATGGACGAAAgacaatacctatttatttaatgtctatttatttttttacaaaaagattcaagcatatttttgtacaattaGGTAACCCCTTTCATTTGATgtgcaaaaaaaatgaaaatcaggCTAAGCTAGATTTAGgacaaaaagtattaaaaaaaaatacgaattctTTGGTTTTGTGAGAGTTTTCATCactttccgaaaaaaaaaataaagttcccAATTCGTCTATCCATTTATTGTTTTCGCGTTTTTATACTGACGAGGTAAAGTTCGGTATTGTATTTTCTGTATACATTCACTAAGAATTTTCAGTAAAACTGAAACAAACTCACTTATGATAAACAGCAAGCCCCTGTATAAACCTTCTCAGCTGGTACGCAACATCCTGTGTCTTCTTATTCTCCAACAGTTCCAACTTCACCAACACGTCAGACCGGAGCCGAGCGAAGCGCGTCCGAGCGTCTTGACGACAGCGGAGAATCAGTCTGAAATGGAGAAATAATATACAAATCAAATATCATTATCAGGCTGTATTGGCCCTTAGAGgcaaacatacatattatattgtacaaaattgttagtacataaaaatgtaaatctaTGTGATTAACCTAAactaaaagaaagtcgtgttaccTAGTTACACTATTTATAATTCAAGAAGGGCTGAACAAATTTTGCTGAAAATTATGGGGGAGGTAGCTTAGGACAACAAGTAAGAAGAGTAATAATAAGTCCTATCCTATGGGACTTTTTATCCCCTTCTTGTAACGGGAACTAGGTCTCTAggtatgcgggtgaaaccgtgggcaaAAGACTgtattatgtatatgtatgtggtCCGGAAGAacgaatgaaaaaaatatatttatttctctcTTCACTTCAGACACTTCTGAGTTAACCCTAAAAATGaggaaagaaagaataaaataaaatttcagaggAATAGAATAGATATAGGTATAATAGAATTTCCTAGAAAAAGAACTCAATAAACTCGATTGGGGTCACACAAATAACTGCAAAAGGGCTTCAAGAACCCGTCACTACAAACACCTCTCACCTATACTCATAATTCCCAGTTTCCACTCTATACAGGGGCTCTTGCAGGGCATTATACCCGTACTCCTCATCGTCCATCTCTTTAACCTTGAGACAGTAGGAGAGGTACTCGAACTTAGTGTCGGCATACTTGCGGATAGTCAGCTTCGTGTCGGGGATAGCTTTGTTGAGGTATGTGCCCATGTCTGATAAGATCTGGAAGAGAAATTAAAGCTATGTATTGGAAAataccttataaaggtcgccggcagacgctggatgcaggtcgcttccaattggtatctgtggagatctaaggggaggcctatgttcagcagtggacgtcctatggctgagattatgatgatgatgaagattgaAAAAGGTATATCTAGTTGTTTGTCTGGTAATTAAACTTGAAGGATACTATTAGTTTTTAAGCAGTGATGGCATATCAGATGTTCACAATAcagttttgatattttattgtacatTACCAAAAAAGCAACTGGGGACAATCTGATAGCATGCTTTAATATACCCTCATTATGACGTTGTCAGGAAAACGacggatatttttttaatctagtAATAACTTAGCTAGAATTTTAGTAGTTAAAAACCCAAAACCATAAGAAAGCCAAAGAacacttaaaataaaactcattatTCTATCCTTCAACTTATATCAGCATAAAAGCATGTATTGTTATTCAATTATTCAGCAGAAAACTTACCGGTTTCAAAGCCTTCAGCATTTTGATACCATCTCTCTCCAACAGCCGATGGTACTGTCCGAACTTGGTGAAGGCTTCAGAAGCCCTAGCTTGGGGCTCCCGAACGCCTATGGCAGCAAATATATCCCCAACTGACTTGTATGTTTGCAGGAGATCGAAATAGGCCTTCAGCATTCTGGAAGAAGAAATGCAAGGAATTGGATAGCTGACGATAAAACttaaaagtaggtatgtttCCTAAAACAGGATcttatttagaatttcgattgaCATTTTTTGATATGTTTGTTGTTAGCGTTTGGACAGCATATGTGTAGAAATCACGTCAAGAGTTTcgtaaaattgtttaaaagttATGAGATTTTTAACTTTTCAATTTTCCAAAAGCCTCTTATAACTTATAGAATAGTTTAGAACGTGGAAGATTTTAGGATGCAGCTAAAAATGGTCGTATTCAGCAAAATTACTGGGTGATGTCTATACGATTACCTACCTATCCGAATTTTGCAATTTTCTTACCTTTTCAATTTGCCACGAGACCCTTGTGATTCGTTTAAAAGTAGAGAGCTTTTCATGATTGGCCTTAAAATGCTTGTTTTCAGCAAATTTCTAGGTGACGTCCGTAacttaatataaaaacataGAATACATATGTTATTGCTCGGTCTTACCTTTTAGCATTCTCCACGAGCCTCTTATAAGTGGTCTCAGTTTCTCTGAGCTCATTCAACTTCGCCACCAGCGTGTCGTTACACAGTATTGCTCGCGACAGTCCGAGCGCGTCGGCTGCTCCAGACGACATGTTCTCCACGAGACGATGCTTCATCTTCTTCATTATGATGTCTAAGGATTTCCCTTGCTTGGGATCAGCGTGGAGTTTGTTGTAGTTTATTGTTACTTCGTCCTGTGGAATGGTTTGGTTTTGTATTTAGTCTTTGTCCTAATCTTTGTAGTGCTAAGATTACACTTAAATTACAAACTGCTTTCAATTATACAATTTGACTAATTTGAGAGTTACTTGAGGTAGTGTAGCTACACAATTTTAGGCATACTGTATCTTGTCACCTGTTAATACGTGCCTGGCATTATATATTTACAACCTATTTACTATTTTGATACATCCTCAACACATACGTTCAAATTATTCACTTCATTTAGGTCTGTAAGTTTGATCCTAGTTGCCCCTTCTAAAAGTAGCTTCGTATGGAGAGGAACGGGCTTCCTATCAATCAATTACATCTCTTTCTTATTAATTTACGTATCAATTTTCTTGCCGATTCTTTTCGTTACCCTTTGGTCACACAATTGAGTGGTATCTATAAGCTATGTTTTGTTGGAAATAGCTTACCTTAGCCGACTGTATCATCTTAGCTACTTCAACCTTAGTCTTGCCTTTCACAGTCTGTCCATTGACTCCCACCAACTCGTCACCGCTTTGTAATGTCCCATCTTTTGAAGCTGGCGTGTTGTCGAATATCTGAAAGAAATATCAATACATTTTACGTGTAACATCAACAATTTAAAAGACATTTCAAGGCCTCTTTTTGTCCTCTATTTTCGATCTTTTAATGCTTGTTGTTAGTTTCGAAGAAAATGACTGAGAAGCGATATGGAAGCTCTAAATTTTATCCGGTAGGTAAACCTACAACAATTTTCCGCCCTTTTTGTACATTTCAGCCTTTACCAAACTTTTTGGCGACGCTGTGCAGAAACCATTTTATGGCATAATCCGGAGACAGAGGCTACGCTAGGAGTGCGGTCAACATGCGCGTGCATTTACTCGGAAATTAGCAGCGAGTCGCCATAAAGTCTGACGAGGACTGTATTACATCATCTTAACTCagtgaataaacaaaatacagtaCCTGTACGATATACAAACACGGACATAAAGGTGCTCCCCCACCAATACTGATGCCTATAAGATTCTTCTCATCTTTGCTTAACACCACGCTTCCTGATGTGACTGTCATACCcctgaaaatgttatttaatcaGAAGTCTATCTATTACTAATATAagctcatttttttttgtttgaagctGCTATTCTCAGGAACATTCATTTTCCCTTTAGGTATTTAGCCAAGAAGGTACTCACCTGGATATAAACATAGGGTATAGGGTATACGGCTGGATATAAATAGCGTGgcattggaaaaataaaataacaggtGCATTTCACTCATCTGTATTTTGTATCTGTATTTTAgcgtaattacaaaaaacaattctAAAACAATAGCGATAGAGCTTCGTAAtaaacctccttctttttgagATATTGGTTAGTTAGACAGATATGTACTACAGTGCAAAATTTCCACTCCAGTGCTTACAATTTTCAGTGGTTCTAAGTTTAGCTCGAATACATTAATAGGATCTCTTACATCTACAATCTAGCGATAGAAAGTCTACCATCATGAATAAAACCTGTAAAATAAAGTAgctcattaaattatttttaccgACTATCTTAGCAAAATAGGCTTAAGCTTACATGGCAGAAGAAACAACTCTTGTGTGCACTATCCTCGACTTTGAGAATAGTGttaggctggaaacagtgctcgaCCGACGGTCAGCGCTGACCGTCGCGTCGGTCGACGTAGCTATATCTGTGCAAGTCTATGAAAGCGCACACAGCTACGCTGACGGTACGCGTGTGATTTTGTATGTGATTCGGTTGGGACGTACGGTCAGCGCTGATGTTATACATATGTACAAAAACACCACGGCTACTGGTGTATGGGTCATACACAAAAAGtgaacattacaaaatatttataataaaacttcactattttttataaaatgttgtatttatttaaagttccaTATTAATATTCTTACAATAATATCAGTAGAGATCAGTCTTGgatattttaggaaaaaaacacgttttttgttttttcatgtCCACAGAAGAGATTGTGTTGTCTGCAGAAGGGAACAAAATGTGACTTTATTATAATCATATTAATAAGGTCAAGAatagaaaaaatagaaaaaaaaacttaaaatggaGTTCTCCTCGATccctaaacaaaacataataaaaacgtataccaattcagtacaaaaaatatttgacatttgTCCACAGAACAGACAATTCTGTAGACGTACTTACTAgaatgaaaacatatttaacaTCTCATCGCGATACTTTCGCGaactgcgcattcgccagatgtggacgtaTCCTTATGTGtagtaaaatatgtttcaaaaataggaaaacataatttagtatacagaatattaaaaaatgttttcctcATCAGAATCGTCCCACATGAAATTCATCGGCCGTTTTCTCTGTGGTGAATCTTCAAAAGCTTCAGAGTCATCTGAATTGATTCTTTTCTTCTGGGGTTTATGCATCTGGTTAAATATTTCGATAGAAAGATCTGGTGTCAGTCGATCTGAAAGTCCTGGTGAATTTGGCTCAGTCAAAGCATCAGGTGTGGCTGGAGCCATTTCAAAATCACGCTCAGATAAGGAGCCTGATGATCCCGATCTTTCGAGGCAATCAGGTGACAAATTGTACGAGGATGAATCAGGAGTGCCTATCGTTCTAGATGTGCCAGGCATTATTGAATCCCTAATATCCCTTCCTTCTTCTTTCTTCGAGAGCTGCGTCATCCATTTTGGCCTGCGCACGGCGTATACTAAGTTTTTTCTGCTCGCGTCTGCGtttcttttattcttcttcGGAAAGCTCCCTGATCGACTTGTTCGTGGCATAGTAACTGGAGCAAAAAACAAGGACCATCATGCGCTAAGAGCAAGCAAGCAACACAATGCAGAGCAAAACACAAATTAAAGTGGAAGACAAAAGTGCAAAACCATCATTTATTTTGCTCACAAATACATTagcatttatataataaattatttaacggtgttaaaatcttaaataatatcaaacacaaaaaatatatattttcaaaaccttatttaaatgattgaccAAAATGGATGACGCAGCTCTCGAAGAAAGAAGAAGGAAGGAATATTAGGGATTCAATAATGCCTGGCACATCTAGAACGATAGGCACTCCTGATTCATCCTCGTACAATTTGTCACCTGATTGCCTCGAAAGATCGGGATCATCAGGCTCCTTATCTGAGCGTGATTTTGAAATGGCTCCAGCCACACCTGATGCTTTGACTGAGCCAAATTCACCAGGACTTTCAGATAGACTGACACCAGATCTTTCTATCGAAATATTTAACCAGATGCATAAACCCCAGAAGAAAAGAATCAATTCAGATGACTCTGAAGcttttgaagtcgtggtggcctagtgggtaaaggaccaacctctcaagtatgagggcgcgggttcgatcccaggtcaggcaagtaccaatgcaacttttctaagtttgtatgtactttctaagtatatcttagacaccatggactgtgtttcggatggcacgttaaactgtaggtcccggctgtcattgaacatccttggcagtcgttacgggtagtcagaagccagtaagtctgacaccagtctaaccaaggggtatcgggttgcccgggtaactgggttgaggaggtcagataggcagtcgcttcttgtaaagcactggtactcagctgaatccggttagactggaagccgaccccaacatgattgggaaaaggctcggaggatgatttaaaTGATcttaaaaaatcatcatcagatCTTGTTTGAATTAAGATGAACCTCTCTTATCTATAAATCAGCTAAAAGTGATTaacacaattgtttttttgtcgAATGTAGGTAGTCAAAGTTCTTTATTATTCACTTCTGTTGACATACCTCCCTTCTGTAGACACTACGTCTACAGCAAAGATGTCTACAGGAGAGACaaatttttataaatcaaagaTGGTAGCCTTCCATTAGAGGTTAGAATTTAAGCAATATAATATTTGCAAACCGCGCCCACATATGCACTTACTATCTGTGTTTTTACATATTTGCAAAGGTTACTTACTCAGGTATCCTAGTCACAGGAAAGACACACTGATCTCGACTGAAAACTTGTGTAGTTGAATAATATAAAGAGTTTCTCTTATCACACGCACTTTACGTAAAATTACAACCGAGCAAATGATAGATAATGCAATGCTACCAACACAAGAGACAAAATAATAACGATGCGTTCATCTTTAGAAAATTtaggcttattttatttgtctacaGAAGTAGACCCAAAATTTGTGAACAACATTTTTATAACGtttaattcaaaattaagttttatatatttttttattcgttatGTTATGAATATTTGATAATATGACTGATGTTATAAAATGAGTTAAAAGTATCAAAAGTatctgtatatatttttaattatcactTGAACTCAACTACTTGCCATCCGAACAGTCTACAGAAGGAGATCTTTTCAGATTCAAAAGCgagaaaaattaaagaaattccgGTTAAgctgattttttttatgatcCAGAAAAAGTTTTCCAgacgaaataattattaaagagATTTAATGTTgatatgatatttaaaaaacgggttttaagttgtatgaacatttttttttctccttttGTGTTTGACCCGTATTGACTTACAAAAGATCTTGATGCTGAATCGTATATCTTTCGTAGCGAAGATCGTTGAAAATGCATTCAGGTTCCACTTCTACAAGTTCTTCCTTGGGCTTTCTGAGtgaacaaataaacaatcaattttaattGCGCTTCCACGCTTAAACTtctattgttaaatatttatgaaaaacatacaaaattagtACTCACTCTTCAAATATTTTGATCTCCGAAACATCCTTCGTAATATCTTGAACCATTGGCGAAacactaagtaaataaaatgacaaaggaTAAATTAAACAGGTACATtaagaaaacaaatataaaaataatcaaaaacgtttttttaCTCACTTCTCTTCAACCGGAAGTAACAAGTTGGAAACT
This genomic window from Helicoverpa zea isolate HzStark_Cry1AcR chromosome 24, ilHelZeax1.1, whole genome shotgun sequence contains:
- the LOC124642430 gene encoding PRKCA-binding protein-like isoform X1 — encoded protein: MNMWQQNSQFYIFNDTRICPQLQATIHNMFEDKMGMTVTSGSVVLSKDEKNLIGISIGGGAPLCPCLYIVQIFDNTPASKDGTLQSGDELVGVNGQTVKGKTKVEVAKMIQSAKDEVTINYNKLHADPKQGKSLDIIMKKMKHRLVENMSSGAADALGLSRAILCNDTLVAKLNELRETETTYKRLVENAKRMLKAYFDLLQTYKSVGDIFAAIGVREPQARASEAFTKFGQYHRLLERDGIKMLKALKPILSDMGTYLNKAIPDTKLTIRKYADTKFEYLSYCLKVKEMDDEEYGYNALQEPLYRVETGNYEYRLILRCRQDARTRFARLRSDVLVKLELLENKKTQDVAYQLRRFIQGLAVYHNESVEHLKDNATLFPVEVDLSQNAFQYKSTAQIIQDGQEEDEELEFGKEIHEYHDIADIDKEPKLVNRRQTKDNDDTESSEQLLPDFDNVTLNYDKVDKSDNMDNLTLLTELGLADTNVQDDFGDFQNGLLDEFMPKTSGEDKNDIFEDLLSDFSNLNK
- the LOC124642430 gene encoding PRKCA-binding protein-like isoform X2, with amino-acid sequence MMQEYDDDFFFEEDKMGMTVTSGSVVLSKDEKNLIGISIGGGAPLCPCLYIVQIFDNTPASKDGTLQSGDELVGVNGQTVKGKTKVEVAKMIQSAKDEVTINYNKLHADPKQGKSLDIIMKKMKHRLVENMSSGAADALGLSRAILCNDTLVAKLNELRETETTYKRLVENAKRMLKAYFDLLQTYKSVGDIFAAIGVREPQARASEAFTKFGQYHRLLERDGIKMLKALKPILSDMGTYLNKAIPDTKLTIRKYADTKFEYLSYCLKVKEMDDEEYGYNALQEPLYRVETGNYEYRLILRCRQDARTRFARLRSDVLVKLELLENKKTQDVAYQLRRFIQGLAVYHNESVEHLKDNATLFPVEVDLSQNAFQYKSTAQIIQDGQEEDEELEFGKEIHEYHDIADIDKEPKLVNRRQTKDNDDTESSEQLLPDFDNVTLNYDKVDKSDNMDNLTLLTELGLADTNVQDDFGDFQNGLLDEFMPKTSGEDKNDIFEDLLSDFSNLNK